Proteins encoded in a region of the Anopheles aquasalis chromosome 2, idAnoAquaMG_Q_19, whole genome shotgun sequence genome:
- the LOC126569501 gene encoding serine/threonine-protein kinase GL21140, giving the protein MEVSTHTTSTLSRSNSRTSSNSELEKELNDLDLSGSAHNKSNTLKKRISSSRTPAKKAKRIRFFRNGDKFYPGSTIPVSVERYRSFDSLTEDLTRLFEDSVTLTGAIRAIYTLDGKKVEKVDDLEDGKSYVCSCNNEGFKRIEYNVSNSTSTKNPNRLSRIIRPLSPVKNGGSNGGTPLKEIDSVVHPRIVTLIRNGVKPRKILRLLLNKRNSPTYEHVLTAITQCVKLDTGCVRKVFTVAGVPVHRLSQFFEEDDVFFAYGNERVGANDFELEAEESKAIQAHRKTLRSSTTRTGPKPKMPVKSHNDTFACVDESLLNGGIHPDSLPLELQAKYTLGSIIGDGNFAVVLKLKDKQKHSEYALKIIDKSKCSGKDHYLAAEIRVMKKLNHPYIIQLVHDIETMKNMYLVLELVRGGDLFDAITRVTRFSENQSKIMMKHLASAMSYLHSLSIVHRDIKPENLLVELDSDGNVVLLKLGDFGLACEVTEPLLSICGTPTYVAPEILMESGYGVKIDVWAAGIILYILLCGFPPFVSPDNQQEQLFDAILNGYFDFPAPYWNNIGDSVRDLIINMLQSDPELRFSSEDILDHPWLTSDIMDDTRDPNGVVIEESLGPLETVMGIPITTQ; this is encoded by the exons ATGGAAGTCAGCACGCATACGACTTCGACGCTCAGTCGAAGCAATAGCCGCACCAGCTCCAACTCCGAGCTGGAGAAGGAGCTGAACGATCTCGATCTGAGCGGTAGTGCACACAACAAGTCGAACACGCTCAAGAAGCGCATCTCGAGCAGTAGGACACCGGCCAAGAAAGCGAAACGGATACGGTTTTTTCGCAACGGAGACAAGTTTTACCCGGGCAGCACGATACCAGTCTCGGTGGAGCGTTACAG ATCTTTCGATAGTTTAACGGAGGATTTAACGCGACTGTTCGAGGATAGTGTCACGTTGACGGGCGCGATACGGGCCATCTACACGCTCGATGGGAAGAAGGTCGAAAAGGTGGACGATCTGGAGGATGGTAAAAGCTATGTATGTTCCTGCAATAATGAAGGTTTCAAGCGGATAGAGTATAATGTatcaaacagcaccagcactaaGAACCCCAACAGACTGTCTAG AATTATTCGTCCCCTATCGCCGGTCAAGAATGGTGGCTCGAACGGTGGAACACCACTGAAGGAGATCGATTCCGTTGTGCATCCCAGAATCGTGACGCTCATAAGAAATGGTGTGAAACCTCGAAAG AtcctccggttgctgctgaacaAACGCAACAGTCCCACGTACGAGCACGTGCTAACGGCAATCACGCAGTGCGTCAAGCTGGACACTGGCTGCGTGCGGAAGGTGTTCACCGTGGCCGGTGTACCGGTGCATAGGTTATCACAGTTCTTCGAGGAAGACGATGTGTTCTTCGCCTACGGTAATGAGCGTGTCGGGGCCAATGATTTCGAGCTCGAGGCCGAAGAAAGTAAGGCCATTCAGGCACACAGGAAAACGCTGCGCAGCAGTACGACACGGACGGGGCCCAAACCGAAGATGCCGGTCAAGAGTCACAACGATACGTTCGCTTGCGTGGATGAATCCTTACTAAATGGTGGTATCCACCCGGATTCATTGCCACTGGAGCTGCAGGCGAAATACACGCTCGGTTCGATTATTG GAGATGGAAACTTTGCTGTAGTACTCAAGCTTAAGGATAAACAGAAGCACTCAGAATACGCGCTTAAAATCATTGACAAATCAAAGTGTTCAGGAAAG GACCACTACTTGGCCGCCGAGATACGCGTCATGAAGAAGCTGAACCACCCGTACATCATCCAGCTGGTGCACGACATTGAGACGATGAAAAACATGTATTTAGTGCTGGAGTTGGTCCGTGGCGGTGATCTGTTCGATGCGATCACCCGCGTAACGCGCTTCTCGGAGAACCAGTCGAAGATTATGATGAAGCACTTGGCGTCCGCCATGTCATACCTGCATTCCCTTAGTATTGTCCATCGGGACATTAAACCGGAGAATCTATTG GTTGAGCTCGATAGTGACGGTAACGTGGTCCTATTGAAGCTAGGAGATTTCGGGCTAGCTTGCGAAGTTACAGAACCGTTGCTTTCCATCTGTGGCACGCCGACTTATGTGGCGCCGGAAATTCTCATGGAATCTGGCTACGGTGTGAAG aTCGATGTGTGGGCTGCCGGTATTATACTGTATATTTTGTTGTGCGGTTTTCCACCTTTCGTGTCACCCGACAATCAGCAGGAACAGCTGTTCGATGCCATTCTGAACGGGTACTTTGATTTTCCGGCACCGTACTGGAATAATATCGGTGACAGTGTGCGCGATCTCATCATAAACATGCTGCAGTCCGATCCGGAGCTGCGGTTTTCCAGCGAAGACATCCTCGACCATCCGTGGCTGACGAGCGACATCATGGATGATACGCGCGATCCGAATGG GGTCGTTATTGAGGAAAGCCTGGGCCCGCTAGAAACGGTGATGGGTATTCCGATCACAACCCAGTAA